From Astyanax mexicanus isolate ESR-SI-001 chromosome 16, AstMex3_surface, whole genome shotgun sequence, one genomic window encodes:
- the cts12 gene encoding procathepsin L isoform X1 encodes MPDTRRVHWVELFSRTVLLGLFLCAPLRAATESEEDSPTEWTLWKKANGVSYEEEADDMERKAIWENNKRVIEDNNRKFSRGLSKFTMAMNKYGDLDKMEYKQLQGANINARLKRTGKIASAKKLHFHAKKLRSLKVDYRTLGYVTEVKDQGYCGSCWAFSTTGAIEGQMYKQSGQLVSLSEQHLVDCSRSYGTHGCSGAWMANAYDYIISNGLQATNTYPYTSADTQPCFYDPSLVVAQISDYRFIPKGDEQALADALAVIGPITVAVDADHSSFMFYSSGIYEEPNCNPNNLSHAVLLVGHGSEGGRDYWIIKNSWGTGWGEGGYMRMIRNGSNTCGIASYALYPIL; translated from the exons ACACTCGCCGAGTCCACTGGGTGGAGCTGTTCAGCAGGACGGTGCTGCTTGGCCTGTTTTTGTGTGCACCACTCAGAGCAGCCACAGAGTCTGAGGAAGATTCACCCACAGAGTGGACACTGTGGAAGAAAGCCAACGGAGTGTCGTATGAAGAAGAG GCTGATGACATGGAAAGAAAAGCCATCTGGGAGAACAATAAAAGAGTGATTGAGGATAACAACAGAAAATTCAGTAGGGGCCTTTCAAAATTCACCATGGCAATGAACAAATATGGTGATTTG GACAAAATGGAGTATAAGCAGTTACAGGGAGCTAACATCAATGCTAGGTTGAAACGGACAGGGAAGATTGCCTCTGCAAAGAAGCTGCACTTCCATGCTAAGAAATTGAGGTCACTCAAAGTGGACTACAGGACATTGGGATACGTCACAGAGGTCAAAGATCAG GGCTACTGTGGGTCATGCTGGGCTTTCAGCACTACAGGTGCCATCGAGGGACAAATGTACAAGCAGTCAGGTCAGCTGGTGTCTCTTAGTGAGCAGCATCTGGTAGACTGCTCCAGATCTTATGGAACGCACGGCTGCAGCGGCGCCTGGATGGCGAACGCATATGACTACATAATCAGCAACGGGCTTCAGGCCACCAACACTTACCCTTACACCTCAGCG GACACACAGCCATGTTTCTATGACCCCAGCCTAGTCGTAGCCCAAATCAGCGACTACAGATTCATTCCCAAAGGAGATGAACAGGCATTGGCTGATGCCTTGGCAGTTATTGGGCCAATCACTGTTGCAGTAGATGCTGATCACTCCAGCTTTATGTTCTATAGCTCAG GGATCTATGAAGAGCCTAACTGCAATCCAAACAACCTCAGCCATGCTGTGCTTCTGGTTGGCCATGGCTCTGAAGGCGGCAGGGATTACTGGATCATCAAAAACAG CTGGGGCACCGGCTGGGGTGAAGGAGGTTACATGCGCATGATTCGAAATGGCAGCAACACCTGTGGCATCGCCAGCTATGCTCTTTACCCCATCCTATAA
- the cts12 gene encoding procathepsin L isoform X2 produces the protein MERKAIWENNKRVIEDNNRKFSRGLSKFTMAMNKYGDLDKMEYKQLQGANINARLKRTGKIASAKKLHFHAKKLRSLKVDYRTLGYVTEVKDQGYCGSCWAFSTTGAIEGQMYKQSGQLVSLSEQHLVDCSRSYGTHGCSGAWMANAYDYIISNGLQATNTYPYTSADTQPCFYDPSLVVAQISDYRFIPKGDEQALADALAVIGPITVAVDADHSSFMFYSSGIYEEPNCNPNNLSHAVLLVGHGSEGGRDYWIIKNSWGTGWGEGGYMRMIRNGSNTCGIASYALYPIL, from the exons ATGGAAAGAAAAGCCATCTGGGAGAACAATAAAAGAGTGATTGAGGATAACAACAGAAAATTCAGTAGGGGCCTTTCAAAATTCACCATGGCAATGAACAAATATGGTGATTTG GACAAAATGGAGTATAAGCAGTTACAGGGAGCTAACATCAATGCTAGGTTGAAACGGACAGGGAAGATTGCCTCTGCAAAGAAGCTGCACTTCCATGCTAAGAAATTGAGGTCACTCAAAGTGGACTACAGGACATTGGGATACGTCACAGAGGTCAAAGATCAG GGCTACTGTGGGTCATGCTGGGCTTTCAGCACTACAGGTGCCATCGAGGGACAAATGTACAAGCAGTCAGGTCAGCTGGTGTCTCTTAGTGAGCAGCATCTGGTAGACTGCTCCAGATCTTATGGAACGCACGGCTGCAGCGGCGCCTGGATGGCGAACGCATATGACTACATAATCAGCAACGGGCTTCAGGCCACCAACACTTACCCTTACACCTCAGCG GACACACAGCCATGTTTCTATGACCCCAGCCTAGTCGTAGCCCAAATCAGCGACTACAGATTCATTCCCAAAGGAGATGAACAGGCATTGGCTGATGCCTTGGCAGTTATTGGGCCAATCACTGTTGCAGTAGATGCTGATCACTCCAGCTTTATGTTCTATAGCTCAG GGATCTATGAAGAGCCTAACTGCAATCCAAACAACCTCAGCCATGCTGTGCTTCTGGTTGGCCATGGCTCTGAAGGCGGCAGGGATTACTGGATCATCAAAAACAG CTGGGGCACCGGCTGGGGTGAAGGAGGTTACATGCGCATGATTCGAAATGGCAGCAACACCTGTGGCATCGCCAGCTATGCTCTTTACCCCATCCTATAA